The following proteins are co-located in the Anser cygnoides isolate HZ-2024a breed goose chromosome 2, Taihu_goose_T2T_genome, whole genome shotgun sequence genome:
- the NEUROD6 gene encoding neurogenic differentiation factor 6, with the protein MLTLPFDESVVMPESQMCRKFSRESDDQKQMKNPESFSKQIVLRGKNIKRSPGEDTEKEEEEEEREEEDENGLPRRRGLRKKKTSKIRMERIKFRRQEANARERNRMHGLNDALDNLRKVVPCYSKTQKLSKIETLRLAKNYIWALSEILRIGKRPDLLTFVQNLCKGLSQPTTNLVAGCLQLNARSFLMGQAGEGAHHARSPYSTFYPPYHSPELGTPPGHGTLDNSKSMKPYNYCSAYESFYESTSPECASPQFEGPLSPPPINYNGIFSLKQEESLDYGKNYNYGMHYCAVPPRGPLGQSSMFRLPTESHFPYDLHLRSQSLTMQDELNAVFHN; encoded by the coding sequence ATGCTAACACTACCGTTTGATGAGTCTGTTGTAATGCCAGAATCCCAGATGTGCAGAAAGTTTTCCAGAGAAAGCGATGaccaaaagcaaatgaagaacCCGGAAAGCTTTTCGAAGCAGATTGTACTCCgaggaaagaatattaaaagatCTCCTGGAGAAGAcacagagaaagaggaggaagaggaagagagggaagaggaggatgagaaCGGCTTGCCCAGGCGAAGGGGCCTTCGGAAAAAAAAGACGAGCAAGATCAGGATGGAAAGGATCAAATTCAGGCGACAAGAAGCCAACGCACGAGAGAGGAACCGGATGCATGGCCTTAACGACGCCCTGGACAATTTAAGGAAAGTGGTCCCTTGTTActctaaaacacaaaaactgtCTAAAATAGAAACCTTAAGACTagccaagaactacatttggGCTCTTTCCGAAATCCTGCGAATTGGCAAGAGGCCCGACCTGCTCACCTTTGTCCAAAACTTGTGCAAGGGTCTGTCCCAGCCAACGACAAACTTGGTGGCAGGATGCCTGCAGCTGAATGCCCGAAGCTTTCTGATGGGCCAGGCGGGTGAAGGCGCCCATCATGCCCGCTCGCCCTACTCCACCTTCTACCCCCCCTACCACAGCCCCGAGCTCGGCACCCCCCCAGGGCACGGGACTCTCGACAACTCCAAGTCCATGAAACCCTACAACTATTGCAGCGCGTACGAGTCCTTCTACGAGAGCACTTCCCCCGAGTGTGCCAGCCCACAGTTTGAAGGTCCCTTAAGTCCTCCCCCAATTAACTATAATGGGATATTTTCCCTGAAGCAAGAAGAAAGCTTGGACTATGGCAAAAATTACAATTACGGCATGCATTACTGTGCAGTGCCACCCAGGGGTCCCCTTGGGCAGAGCTCGATGTTCAGGTTGCCTACAGAGAGCCACTTCCCTTACGACTTACATCTGCGCAGCCAGTCTCTCACCATGCAAGATGaattaaatgcagtttttcataattaa